One genomic region from Spirulina subsalsa PCC 9445 encodes:
- a CDS encoding molybdopterin oxidoreductase family protein gives MKSLKTLCPYCGVGCGLEVVHNPSDTSEAIVDNWKVRGDRTHPSSQGMVCVKGATIIESIDRGRLLYPMFRESLDQPFRPISWEEALGRIVAEIERVRGDYGVDSICMYGSGQFLTEDYYTAQKLIKGCLGTNNFDANSRLCMSSAVSGYKLSLGSDGPPACYEDLELTDCAFFVGSNAAECHPIVFNRFQKYRKRHPDVKLVVVDPRKTPTAESADLHLGITPGSDVDLFHAIAYLLIQWGQLDRDFIKTATNNFAEYVALIQQYPPESVAPRCGVSVAEIEQAARYWAESQRVLSLWSMGLNQSSEGTAKVQSLINLHLLTGQIGKPGAGPFSLTGQPNAMGGREAGGLAHLLPGYRSVTNAQDRAEVEQFWGLPPGQISPHIGRTVWDMITGLEEGHVQLLWIAATNPLVSLPDLERTRQALAKSPFTIYQEAYSPTETTDYAHLLLPATQWSEKTGVMTNSERRVTYCPAFHTPAGEAREDWVIFAEVGRRLGYEAQFPFTSAAEVYAEFAQLTAGRVCDLSGLSHEILAQFGPQQWPFPQGTTPTSTAKRLYLDHHFPTPNGRANFAPVHPRGLAEPPDLDYPFVLTTGRLYGHWHTQTRTGRIPKIQQMHPEPFLELHPRDAQKLGVSEGEWVRVESRRGACRLQVKVTKAIAPGTVFVPMHWGSLWAQDAEVNQLTHPAACPISGQPELKASAVKIIVERN, from the coding sequence ATGAAGTCGCTTAAAACCCTTTGTCCTTATTGTGGGGTGGGGTGTGGTTTGGAGGTGGTTCATAATCCCTCGGATACCAGTGAGGCCATTGTAGATAATTGGAAAGTCCGGGGCGATCGCACTCACCCTTCTAGTCAGGGTATGGTTTGCGTGAAAGGCGCGACCATTATTGAATCTATCGATCGGGGACGCTTGTTATATCCGATGTTTCGGGAGTCCTTAGATCAACCCTTTCGACCCATCAGTTGGGAGGAGGCATTGGGGCGAATAGTGGCGGAAATCGAACGGGTGCGGGGGGATTACGGGGTCGATAGTATCTGTATGTACGGTTCCGGGCAGTTTCTGACGGAAGATTACTATACGGCGCAAAAGTTGATAAAAGGCTGTTTGGGAACCAATAATTTTGATGCCAATTCCCGCCTTTGTATGTCTTCGGCCGTGTCGGGGTATAAGTTGAGTTTAGGTTCCGATGGCCCCCCCGCTTGTTATGAGGATTTGGAGTTAACCGATTGTGCCTTTTTTGTAGGCAGTAATGCGGCGGAATGCCATCCCATTGTGTTTAATCGCTTCCAGAAGTACCGGAAACGCCATCCCGACGTGAAATTAGTTGTGGTGGACCCGCGCAAAACCCCCACGGCTGAAAGTGCCGATCTCCATCTGGGGATTACACCGGGGAGCGATGTAGACTTGTTTCATGCGATCGCCTACCTCCTCATTCAATGGGGTCAATTAGACCGAGACTTCATTAAAACCGCGACCAACAACTTTGCTGAATACGTCGCCCTGATTCAACAATATCCCCCGGAAAGTGTCGCTCCCCGTTGTGGGGTATCGGTGGCGGAAATTGAACAAGCGGCGCGCTATTGGGCAGAATCTCAACGGGTACTCTCCCTCTGGTCAATGGGCTTAAATCAGTCCTCAGAAGGCACCGCCAAAGTCCAGAGTTTAATTAATCTCCACCTCCTCACCGGACAAATCGGTAAACCGGGGGCTGGCCCCTTTTCCCTCACCGGACAACCCAATGCAATGGGAGGACGGGAAGCGGGAGGACTGGCCCACCTCCTCCCCGGATATCGTAGCGTCACCAATGCTCAAGACCGGGCCGAAGTAGAACAGTTTTGGGGCCTTCCTCCCGGCCAAATTTCCCCCCACATCGGCCGCACGGTCTGGGACATGATCACCGGACTAGAAGAAGGCCACGTTCAACTCCTCTGGATTGCCGCGACCAATCCTCTGGTCAGTTTACCGGACTTAGAACGGACGCGCCAAGCCTTGGCTAAATCCCCCTTTACCATCTACCAAGAGGCCTATTCCCCCACCGAAACGACCGACTATGCCCATCTTTTGTTACCCGCCACCCAATGGAGCGAGAAAACCGGGGTAATGACCAACTCAGAACGCCGTGTCACCTACTGTCCGGCCTTCCATACCCCGGCCGGAGAAGCGCGGGAGGATTGGGTTATTTTCGCCGAAGTGGGGCGACGTTTGGGCTACGAGGCGCAATTTCCCTTTACCTCAGCGGCCGAAGTCTACGCCGAATTTGCCCAACTGACGGCCGGGCGAGTCTGTGATCTAAGTGGATTAAGCCATGAAATCCTCGCCCAATTCGGCCCCCAACAGTGGCCCTTTCCCCAAGGCACTACTCCCACCTCAACCGCAAAACGTTTGTACTTAGATCATCATTTCCCGACCCCCAATGGGCGGGCAAACTTCGCCCCAGTCCACCCGAGGGGACTCGCCGAACCCCCTGATTTAGACTATCCTTTTGTTTTGACTACCGGGAGGCTTTACGGCCACTGGCACACCCAAACCCGCACCGGACGCATTCCGAAAATTCAACAGATGCACCCAGAGCCCTTTTTAGAACTGCATCCGCGAGATGCCCAAAAATTGGGGGTGAGTGAGGGGGAATGGGTGCGGGTGGAATCGAGACGGGGGGCTTGTCGTTTGCAGGTCAAGGTAACAAAGGCGATCGCACCAGGAACCGTTTTTGTCCCCATGCACTGGGGGAGTCTCTGGGCCCAGGATGCCGAAGTCAACCAACTCACCCACCCGGCCGCTTGTCCCATTTCTGGGCAACCGGAATTAAAAGCCAGTGCCGTGAAAATCATCGTTGAGCGGAACTAA
- a CDS encoding ABC transporter ATP-binding protein produces MIEVEHLSKHYGSTLAIEDIVFSVQAGEILGFLGPNGAGKTTTMRILSGYLPATTGTARIAGFDVHEESMEVRRRIGYLPETPPLYEGMTVEGFLDFVARIKGVSPGDRTSRLDWAIKRCNLEEKRKVLIRKLSKGFRQRVGIAQALVHNPPVIILDEPTVGLDPRQINEVRHLIKSLAGDHTIILSSHILPEVSMTCDRVTIINRGKVVATNTPDRLLAQLGEGEGYEIEVQGDATLVQPLLQVVPGVQSVNVTYPMTSQTTLEGKIQQLDSRANTLRERSLIKITCTPNAEPGRHLAKVIVETGLGLCEMRRSRPTLEDVFLELTTQEDSFSPSEDTESITSEPLSDETEEE; encoded by the coding sequence ATGATCGAAGTTGAACATCTGAGTAAACACTATGGCTCAACCTTAGCCATTGAAGATATAGTTTTTTCCGTTCAAGCGGGGGAAATTCTCGGGTTTCTCGGACCCAATGGTGCAGGGAAAACGACCACGATGCGCATTCTCTCCGGTTATTTACCCGCCACCACCGGCACCGCGAGAATTGCCGGGTTTGATGTCCATGAGGAATCCATGGAGGTGCGGCGACGGATTGGCTATTTACCCGAAACCCCACCCCTTTATGAGGGGATGACCGTTGAGGGGTTTTTAGACTTTGTAGCGCGCATTAAAGGGGTGTCCCCAGGCGATCGCACCTCCCGCCTCGATTGGGCGATTAAACGCTGTAATTTAGAGGAAAAACGCAAGGTTCTGATTCGCAAACTCTCCAAAGGATTTCGCCAACGAGTCGGCATTGCTCAAGCCCTCGTTCACAATCCCCCCGTGATTATCTTAGATGAACCCACCGTCGGCCTCGACCCCCGCCAAATTAACGAAGTGCGCCACCTGATCAAAAGTTTAGCCGGGGATCATACGATTATCCTCTCTAGCCATATCTTGCCCGAAGTCAGCATGACCTGCGATCGCGTCACCATCATCAATCGCGGCAAAGTCGTTGCTACTAACACCCCTGACCGACTTCTCGCCCAACTCGGAGAAGGAGAAGGCTACGAAATTGAAGTACAAGGAGATGCTACCCTCGTCCAACCCCTCCTACAAGTTGTTCCTGGAGTCCAATCCGTCAACGTCACCTACCCCATGACCTCCCAAACCACCTTAGAGGGAAAAATACAGCAACTTGATTCTCGCGCCAACACCCTACGCGAACGCAGCTTAATTAAGATCACCTGTACCCCCAACGCCGAACCCGGCCGCCACCTCGCCAAAGTCATCGTCGAAACCGGATTAGGATTGTGTGAAATGCGCCGTAGTCGTCCGACCCTTGAGGATGTATTCTTAGAACTAACCACCCAAGAGGACAGTTTTTCTCCTAGCGAGGACACAGAATCCATCACCTCTGAACCGCTGTCCGACGAGACAGAGGAAGAGTAG
- a CDS encoding ABC transporter permease codes for MIIIANIFAIFRKELQGYFASPLAYIVAGVFWLLCGFVFWVLLLSPTGLVQEVQAGDARGLITGSTDVAYIFLVQFLSVIGSITSFILPILSMGLYAEERKSRTLELLATSPLTNWVVAVGKLCGVLTFYTVLLIPLFIYQITIFSTASPPVPPAVPLLAHLGLILLAASILSLGMFLSSLTNNSIIAAILTFALVIFLSVLDLIANQISEPFGSILRYFSPVQNYDKFVQGIFETSSLFVFLSYIILGIFLTAQSIETLRFNRS; via the coding sequence GTGATTATTATTGCTAATATTTTTGCCATTTTTCGCAAAGAATTACAAGGTTATTTCGCCTCTCCTTTAGCCTATATCGTGGCTGGAGTATTTTGGTTACTCTGCGGCTTTGTTTTTTGGGTCTTACTCCTCAGTCCGACAGGTCTTGTCCAAGAAGTCCAAGCCGGTGATGCCAGAGGCTTAATCACCGGATCAACCGACGTAGCTTATATTTTTTTAGTGCAATTTCTTAGCGTCATTGGCTCAATTACTTCCTTTATATTACCCATCCTCTCAATGGGACTTTATGCCGAAGAACGAAAAAGTCGAACCCTTGAACTTCTCGCCACTTCTCCCCTCACTAATTGGGTTGTTGCTGTAGGCAAATTATGCGGAGTTTTAACCTTTTATACGGTTTTGCTAATCCCTCTCTTTATTTATCAAATTACTATTTTTAGTACCGCTTCTCCCCCCGTTCCCCCCGCCGTTCCCCTACTAGCCCATTTAGGTTTAATCCTCCTAGCCGCTTCTATTCTATCCTTGGGAATGTTCCTTTCTTCCCTGACCAACAACTCCATTATTGCCGCCATTCTCACCTTCGCCCTAGTCATTTTCCTCAGTGTACTAGACCTAATCGCCAATCAAATCAGCGAACCCTTCGGCTCAATTTTGCGTTATTTTTCCCCCGTCCAAAACTATGATAAATTTGTTCAGGGTATTTTTGAAACCAGTAGCTTATTCGTCTTCCTAAGCTATATTATTTTAGGCATCTTCTTAACTGCCCAGTCTATCGAAACCTTACGGTTTAATCGTTCCTAG
- a CDS encoding GldG family protein, whose translation MKNILDLAIFPKKYLKYLFWLGPFFAVAGLVAGFIGGAWSFFPIVFLVVGIAIIIIRVATLGGLLQSLLQMRSTQSQTNALVATLSVLIILGLINFLVGRYPLRVDLTETQLFTLSPQTQQLVQNLTQPMKVWVFSPQTHPTNQELLNRYRRLNETYFSYSLVDPRIEIGAAERFGVSSAGDVYLEYQEKQQLVQSLGREGILSEVQLTNAIEKILRDRPPKVYFLQGHGERPLEFAEFGLTQAVDTLTQQGYIVEPLNLATQGNIPNDATLVVIASPERRLFQAEVTALKAYLERPGSLMILLDPNREAGLGDLLSDWGLELDNRVIIDASGAGNVVNLGPATPIVTTYEPHPITLDFGQGISLYPFSAPILINEQEDVEATPIIQTSVESWAEQDIQSETLEFNPETDLEGPLNIGVALTRPVAQNNLNSEEEERTSEARLVVFGNSTFATNGWFNEQLNGDVFINSIKWLANEDDQILSIRPRELANRRLLLEPSQQIFITWLAIVIVPLGGFIGAGVIWWVRR comes from the coding sequence ATGAAAAACATCCTTGACCTAGCGATTTTTCCCAAAAAATACCTTAAATATTTGTTTTGGCTCGGTCCATTCTTCGCCGTTGCTGGATTAGTTGCGGGCTTCATTGGTGGAGCATGGTCCTTCTTCCCCATCGTCTTCCTCGTAGTGGGGATTGCTATTATTATCATTCGGGTTGCTACCCTAGGCGGACTCCTACAAAGCCTGCTGCAAATGCGCTCCACCCAGAGTCAAACCAACGCCCTCGTTGCCACCCTTTCCGTGCTAATTATTCTGGGATTAATTAACTTTTTAGTCGGGCGTTATCCCCTGCGGGTTGACCTCACAGAAACCCAACTGTTCACCCTTTCCCCCCAAACCCAGCAACTGGTTCAAAACCTCACCCAACCCATGAAAGTCTGGGTCTTTAGTCCCCAAACTCACCCCACCAATCAAGAACTCCTCAACCGTTATCGGCGTTTAAACGAAACCTATTTTTCCTATAGTTTAGTAGACCCCAGAATTGAAATCGGAGCCGCCGAGCGCTTTGGTGTTAGCAGTGCCGGGGATGTTTATTTAGAGTATCAAGAGAAACAGCAACTGGTTCAATCCTTGGGGCGGGAGGGGATACTCTCAGAAGTGCAACTGACGAACGCCATTGAAAAAATATTGCGCGATCGCCCCCCAAAAGTGTATTTTCTACAAGGACACGGTGAACGCCCCCTAGAATTCGCCGAATTCGGCCTAACCCAAGCCGTAGACACCCTCACCCAACAAGGCTACATCGTCGAACCCCTCAACCTCGCCACCCAAGGCAATATTCCCAACGATGCCACCCTAGTCGTCATTGCCTCCCCAGAACGGCGACTCTTTCAAGCAGAAGTCACAGCACTCAAAGCCTATCTCGAACGTCCCGGCAGTCTAATGATACTCCTCGACCCGAACCGTGAAGCCGGATTAGGCGACTTACTCAGTGATTGGGGACTAGAACTTGATAATCGCGTAATTATCGACGCTTCAGGAGCCGGAAATGTCGTCAATCTAGGCCCTGCTACCCCCATCGTCACCACCTACGAACCCCACCCCATTACCCTAGACTTTGGTCAAGGCATTTCACTGTATCCCTTTTCTGCCCCCATCCTGATTAACGAACAAGAAGACGTAGAAGCTACCCCCATCATCCAAACCAGCGTAGAAAGTTGGGCAGAACAAGATATTCAATCAGAAACCCTTGAATTCAACCCAGAAACCGATTTAGAAGGTCCCCTCAATATTGGCGTAGCTTTAACTCGTCCTGTGGCGCAAAACAACCTCAATTCTGAAGAAGAAGAACGCACATCAGAAGCCCGTTTAGTTGTCTTTGGGAACTCCACCTTTGCCACCAACGGCTGGTTTAATGAACAACTCAATGGGGATGTGTTTATTAACTCCATTAAATGGTTAGCCAATGAAGACGACCAAATTTTATCCATTCGTCCCCGAGAGTTAGCCAATCGCCGCCTTTTATTAGAACCCTCCCAACAAATTTTTATTACTTGGTTAGCCATTGTTATTGTTCCTCTAGGGGGGTTTATTGGAGCGGGAGTGATTTGGTGGGTTCGGAGGTAG
- a CDS encoding SDR family oxidoreductase, with protein sequence MSENAILIAGASRGVGREIVQQLQQQEKPVVALLRSPSASSELDKIGVKVAQGDAFNPSDLAQTFQQNPSISVVISTLGGVSPDGRRVDDEGNINLINAAVQAGVQHFILVSSIGTSESSVALPPQVLETLKGALIAKAKAEQHLMNSGLTYTIIRPGGLKSEPATHQAILSEDYRVSGLIHRADVARLVCQCLEDESHFNKVFSAIDPTLEMRR encoded by the coding sequence ATGAGTGAGAATGCAATTTTAATAGCTGGAGCCAGTCGAGGAGTGGGGCGGGAAATTGTGCAACAGTTGCAGCAACAGGAGAAACCTGTCGTGGCTTTGTTGCGTTCCCCCTCAGCCAGTTCAGAACTGGATAAAATAGGGGTAAAAGTGGCTCAGGGTGACGCTTTTAATCCCTCTGACCTTGCCCAAACCTTTCAACAAAATCCCTCCATTTCTGTTGTGATTAGTACCTTGGGGGGTGTATCTCCTGACGGTAGACGAGTAGATGATGAGGGCAATATTAATCTAATTAATGCAGCCGTTCAAGCGGGAGTGCAGCATTTTATTTTAGTGTCTTCCATTGGTACATCTGAAAGTTCAGTCGCCCTACCCCCCCAAGTTTTAGAAACCTTAAAAGGGGCATTAATTGCCAAAGCTAAAGCAGAACAACATTTAATGAATTCTGGTTTAACCTATACAATTATTCGCCCCGGGGGGTTAAAATCCGAACCAGCCACCCATCAAGCTATTTTAAGCGAAGATTACCGCGTTTCTGGTCTAATTCACCGGGCAGATGTAGCCCGCTTAGTCTGTCAATGTCTGGAGGATGAAAGCCATTTTAATAAGGTATTTTCAGCTATTGATCCTACCCTTGAGATGAGAAGATGA
- a CDS encoding DNA methyltransferase: MNKFVQLELFKLDPDSHAATQSKVIDPRSGTFTDNMKLPIHRWFRYSAGFSAAWVEQMITEFKPQMILDPFAGSGTVSIAADQLGVKSFGVEAHPFVYKLAKAKLAWTVNPSHFLQAATELKKLALTLKLKPSNDLPDLLKKCYQDDNLADLLNIKQAYFDLAPSYTENLQILLFLAISAILRPSSHVGTAQWQYILPNKRKAKTCNPFDALDKQIALMAEDMNYLQSIAKSSQAVFLQEDARTLKNIPHHSIDLVITSPPYANNYDYADATRLEMTFWGEVKSWGDLHHVVRQFLIRSSSQHAAKDRLLLESLVQESILEPIRGELIPICQELAIIRETKAGKKAYHTMIAAYFNDLGLVFHALRQVTKSDSNLCFVVGDSAPYGLYVPVQKWLGKLALAAGFKSWSFEPIRQRNTKWKNRKHNVPLQEGRLWING; this comes from the coding sequence ATGAATAAGTTTGTACAGCTTGAACTTTTCAAATTAGATCCTGATTCCCATGCAGCCACTCAGTCCAAAGTAATTGACCCAAGATCCGGAACATTTACCGACAATATGAAATTACCTATTCATCGGTGGTTTCGCTATTCTGCTGGCTTTTCCGCCGCTTGGGTTGAACAAATGATCACGGAATTTAAGCCCCAAATGATTCTAGATCCCTTTGCGGGCTCCGGCACAGTATCCATTGCTGCCGATCAGTTGGGAGTCAAATCTTTTGGAGTAGAAGCTCATCCCTTTGTCTATAAACTCGCCAAGGCTAAACTTGCTTGGACTGTTAATCCTAGCCATTTTTTGCAAGCAGCAACTGAGCTTAAAAAATTAGCCTTAACACTTAAACTGAAACCCTCGAATGATCTACCTGATTTGTTAAAAAAATGTTACCAAGACGATAACTTGGCCGATCTCCTAAATATTAAGCAAGCCTATTTTGATCTTGCGCCCTCCTACACTGAAAACCTACAGATTCTTCTGTTTCTTGCTATTTCTGCTATCTTAAGACCATCGAGCCATGTAGGAACAGCACAATGGCAGTATATTCTTCCCAATAAACGTAAAGCCAAAACTTGTAATCCCTTCGATGCACTAGACAAACAGATTGCTCTCATGGCAGAAGACATGAATTATCTACAATCGATTGCTAAATCGAGTCAAGCCGTATTTTTACAAGAAGATGCAAGAACCTTAAAAAATATCCCCCACCACTCCATTGATTTAGTGATAACATCGCCTCCCTATGCCAATAACTATGATTATGCAGATGCAACCCGATTAGAAATGACCTTTTGGGGAGAAGTAAAGTCTTGGGGCGATTTGCACCATGTTGTACGTCAATTTCTCATTCGATCAAGTTCCCAACACGCAGCCAAAGATCGACTGCTATTAGAATCCTTAGTTCAAGAATCAATTCTTGAGCCAATTCGAGGAGAATTAATCCCCATTTGTCAAGAGTTAGCCATAATTCGAGAAACGAAAGCCGGAAAAAAAGCCTATCACACAATGATTGCTGCTTATTTTAACGATTTAGGGCTAGTTTTTCACGCCTTACGTCAAGTGACAAAATCTGACAGTAACCTGTGTTTTGTCGTTGGAGATTCAGCCCCCTATGGTCTATATGTTCCCGTACAAAAGTGGCTAGGAAAATTGGCACTTGCAGCAGGTTTTAAATCTTGGTCATTTGAACCCATTCGTCAGCGTAATACTAAATGGAAAAACAGAAAACATAATGTTCCTTTGCAAGAGGGAAGACTTTGGATTAACGGTTAA
- the menD gene encoding 2-succinyl-5-enolpyruvyl-6-hydroxy-3-cyclohexene-1-carboxylic-acid synthase has protein sequence MPLDFRNINTLWASVLAETCYRLGLTTAIACPGSRSAPLTVAFAQHPHLETLSILDERSAAFFALGVAKQTGQPVVLICTSGTAGANFYPAVIEAALSHVPLIILTADRPPELRHCHAGQTINQIRLYGDYPNWQTELALPQWDLLDYLRQTLVQAWRRSHFPQQGVVHLNLPFREPLAPVTDPDLLPLGEQWDEAAFFGEIRPPVSPPLAPVSYPSPWEKGTKGLIIGGLAQPREPKLYCQAIAQLAQTLQFPVLAEGLSPLRNYAPLNPHLITTYDTLLRHPHWGDQLVPDLVIQIGELPTSKVLRQWLTQHQPPRWIVDPHPENFDPLHHPAHPLPCTVEQLQHPDFPRPPSPYLHQWQTLNQQVNRQLNATLDPLETLFEGKLTWLLSQTLPPHTPIFISNSTPVRDVEYFWQPNDQGYQPFFNRGANGIDGIVSTALGIAHGNRPTVLVTGDLALLHDTNGLLQQGKLRGHLTIIAIANNGGGIFEFLPIAQYDPPFTDYFATPQNVNLQQLASAYGIPCHPLTHWQQLPPLLNPLPPSGVRLLLLPTQRQSDAHYRKMLFSQVLSTSVNCE, from the coding sequence ATGCCCCTTGATTTTCGCAACATTAACACCCTTTGGGCTTCTGTTCTCGCTGAAACCTGCTATCGTTTGGGTCTGACGACGGCGATCGCCTGTCCCGGATCTCGTTCGGCTCCTCTGACGGTGGCCTTTGCCCAACACCCTCATCTAGAGACGCTTTCCATCTTAGACGAACGTTCTGCGGCCTTTTTTGCCTTGGGGGTAGCGAAACAAACGGGGCAACCTGTGGTCTTAATCTGTACCTCCGGCACCGCTGGGGCGAATTTTTACCCGGCCGTCATTGAAGCGGCCTTAAGTCATGTTCCCCTGATTATTCTCACGGCCGATCGTCCCCCGGAATTGCGCCATTGTCACGCAGGACAAACGATTAACCAGATTCGTCTCTATGGGGACTATCCCAACTGGCAAACGGAGTTAGCCCTCCCCCAGTGGGATTTGTTGGACTATCTGCGGCAAACCCTAGTTCAAGCTTGGCGGCGATCGCATTTTCCCCAGCAAGGCGTGGTTCATCTCAATCTGCCTTTCCGTGAACCCCTTGCCCCCGTAACCGATCCCGATTTACTCCCTTTGGGGGAACAATGGGATGAGGCGGCCTTTTTTGGGGAAATTCGCCCCCCAGTGTCCCCCCCTTTAGCCCCTGTGAGCTATCCTAGCCCCTGGGAGAAGGGAACGAAAGGCCTGATTATTGGGGGACTCGCCCAACCGAGAGAACCGAAACTCTATTGTCAGGCGATCGCACAACTCGCCCAAACCCTACAATTTCCGGTCCTGGCCGAAGGACTCTCCCCCCTACGCAACTATGCCCCCCTCAATCCCCATCTCATCACCACCTACGACACCCTCCTCCGTCACCCCCACTGGGGGGATCAATTGGTGCCAGATTTAGTGATCCAAATCGGCGAACTCCCCACCAGTAAAGTCTTGCGGCAATGGCTCACCCAACACCAGCCCCCCCGCTGGATTGTGGATCCCCATCCGGAAAACTTCGATCCCCTCCACCACCCCGCCCACCCCCTCCCCTGCACCGTTGAACAGTTACAACACCCAGATTTCCCCCGCCCCCCTTCCCCCTACCTCCACCAGTGGCAAACCCTCAACCAACAGGTCAACCGCCAGTTAAACGCCACCCTAGACCCCTTAGAAACCCTCTTTGAGGGCAAGTTAACCTGGTTACTCTCCCAAACACTGCCCCCCCATACCCCCATTTTTATTTCTAACAGTACACCTGTTCGAGATGTTGAATATTTTTGGCAACCCAATGATCAGGGGTATCAGCCCTTTTTCAATCGGGGGGCGAATGGGATTGATGGCATTGTCTCCACCGCTTTAGGGATTGCCCACGGGAACCGCCCAACGGTTCTAGTGACAGGGGATTTAGCCTTGCTGCACGATACCAACGGCCTGTTACAGCAGGGGAAATTGAGGGGGCATTTAACGATTATTGCGATCGCCAACAACGGGGGCGGCATCTTTGAATTTCTCCCCATCGCCCAATATGATCCCCCCTTTACCGACTATTTCGCCACCCCCCAAAACGTCAATCTCCAACAACTCGCCAGCGCTTACGGCATCCCCTGCCACCCACTCACCCATTGGCAGCAACTCCCCCCCCTACTCAATCCCCTCCCCCCCTCCGGAGTGCGTCTCCTCCTCCTCCCCACCCAGCGTCAATCCGATGCCCACTACCGCAAAATGTTATTTTCTCAGGTACTTTCTACCTCAGTAAACTGTGAATAG
- the menH gene encoding 2-succinyl-6-hydroxy-2,4-cyclohexadiene-1-carboxylate synthase — translation MIIPSPPYSFSIKTQGNPEKPSLLFLHGFMGSGEDFQEAIAQLTSDYYCLTLDLPGHGQTQTPPHVENYRFPSVAQGIITLLTQLQRLPCCLAGYSLGGRLALYLALTFPHHFPKVILESSSAGLKTPRERAERRQQDAQLIERLTDLNFAQFLDRWYQNPLFASLRHHPQFPVMFQRRLQNQPQQLAQVLQGMGTGVQPPLWDLLPHYNRPLLLLVGEKDTKFQGINQEMARLCPGAQLKQVENCGHNIHLENVNSYVELIRLFLNAP, via the coding sequence GTGATTATCCCAAGTCCTCCCTACTCCTTCTCCATTAAGACTCAAGGCAACCCAGAAAAGCCTTCTCTGTTGTTCTTACACGGTTTTATGGGCAGTGGGGAGGATTTTCAGGAGGCGATCGCACAACTCACCTCAGATTACTATTGTCTGACCTTGGATCTCCCCGGACATGGGCAAACCCAAACCCCCCCCCATGTAGAAAATTATCGCTTTCCCTCCGTAGCCCAAGGCATCATCACCCTATTAACTCAACTCCAGCGTCTCCCCTGTTGCCTTGCGGGGTATTCTCTCGGAGGACGACTGGCGCTCTACCTTGCCCTAACGTTTCCCCACCATTTCCCCAAGGTCATCCTAGAATCGTCCTCTGCGGGCTTGAAAACCCCCCGAGAACGGGCAGAACGACGGCAACAGGATGCCCAACTCATTGAACGCCTCACTGACCTTAATTTCGCCCAATTCCTCGACAGGTGGTATCAAAATCCCCTCTTTGCCTCCCTGCGCCATCATCCCCAATTCCCGGTTATGTTCCAACGGCGCTTACAGAATCAGCCCCAACAGTTAGCCCAAGTTTTACAGGGGATGGGGACAGGGGTACAGCCCCCCCTGTGGGATTTGCTCCCCCACTATAACCGCCCCTTATTACTGTTAGTCGGGGAAAAAGATACTAAATTTCAGGGGATTAATCAGGAAATGGCGCGTCTTTGTCCAGGAGCCCAGTTGAAACAAGTGGAGAACTGTGGGCATAATATCCATCTGGAAAATGTGAATTCGTATGTGGAATTAATCCGCCTTTTTTTGAATGCCCCTTGA